From Ornithorhynchus anatinus isolate Pmale09 chromosome X3, mOrnAna1.pri.v4, whole genome shotgun sequence, the proteins below share one genomic window:
- the LOC100681943 gene encoding nanos homolog 3-like, producing the protein MEAFNPWKDYLGLARVVEAFRKEPGPRDVRPEAAAAGERRLPRPAGPEGGPSCPFCRHNGEARHIYLSHNLKDAEGRVVCPILRGYVCPQCGASQDAAHTRRFCPLTRNGYTSVYTYGPRNPASKAAPGPHPPKPKGTPAGPAPRGSASAPGGR; encoded by the coding sequence atgGAGGCCTTCAACCCGTGGAAGGACTACCTGGGCCTGGCCCGAGTGGTCGAAGCCTTCCGGAAGGAGCCGGGCCCCCGGGACGTCCGGCCCGAGGCGGCCGCGGCGGGGGAGAGGCGTCTcccgcggccggccggcccggagggcggcccctcctgccccttctgcaGACACAACGGCGAGGCGCGGCACATCTACCTGTCGCACAACCTGAAGGACGCCGAGGGCCGGGTGGTCTGCCCCATCCTCCGGGGCTACGTCTGCCCCCAGTGCGGGGCCTCCCAGGACGCGGCCCACACCAGGCGCTTCTGCCCCCTGACCAGGAACGGCTACACGTCCGTCTACACCTACGGGCCGCGGAACCCGGCTTCCaaggcggcccccgggccccacccGCCCAAGCCCAAGGGGAccccggcggggccggcgccCCGGGGGTCCGCCTCGGCCCCGGGCGGCCGCTGA
- the ORNANAV1R3102 gene encoding vomeronasal 1 receptor ornAnaV1R3102, with product MNAREISLGIAIVLQFGIGVSQNGFLFLFYTLTFASGHKFSSADAILAHLALANTMVLLALGVPETLSAWGRRNFLDDVGCKILVYLYRVARGLAICTTCLLSVFQAVTLSPGTSRWARIKARLPGYVFPSCLLSWALSLLLDFDTLLYVKGPGNNDSARLLLDLKYCTEVIAETTLVISILVSLRDVFFVGLMSVASGYVVFVLHGHHRRVRRLRAPGRSPGATPEVRAAKRVVALAALYVLLYGRQTITMSVLVNLSEKSPLLVNGHLVFSLTFSAVSPFLMIHSDRRIGTFWKRGSAASHVDPSRRSGEAACLPNVSPSRKRGPDVPIWVMPSVYSWGWVTIQLPL from the coding sequence ATGAACGCACGGGAGATCTCGTTGGGAATCGCGATCGTGCTGCAGTTCGGCATCGGGGTGTCCCAGAACggattcctcttccttttttataCCCTCACGTTCGCTTCCGGCCACAAGTTCAGCTCCGCCGACGCGATCCTGGCCCACCTAGCCTTGGCCAACACCATGGTCCTCCTCGCTCTCGGAGTCCCAGAGACCCTGTCGGCGTGGGGACGGAGGAACTTCCTGGACGACGTCGGATGTAAAATCCTCGTGTACCTGTACCGGGTGGCCCGGGGCctggccatctgcaccacctgcctcctgagcgtcttccaggccgtcaccCTCAGCCCCGGCACCTCCCGGTGGGCCCGGATCAAAGCCAGGTTACCCGGGTACgtctttccctcctgcctcctgtcctgggCCCTCAGTCTGCTCCTAGATTTTGATACCCTGCTGTACGTGAAAGGCCCGGGGAACAACGACAGCGCTCGGCTCCTGCTGGACCTCAAATACTGCACCGAAGTCATCGCGGAAACCACCTTGGTCATTTCGATTTTGGTCTCCCTGCGCGACGTGTTCTTCGTGGGGCTGATGAGCGTGGCCAGCGGCTACGTGGTGTTCGTCCTGCACGGGCACCACCGGCGGGTCCGGCGCCTCCGCGCGCCCGGACGCTCCCCCGGGGCGACGCCCGAGGTCCGGGCGGCCAAGAGGGTGGTCGCCCTGGCCGccctctacgtcctcctctaCGGACGACAGACCATCACGATGAGCGTTTTGGTGAACTTGAGCGAAAAGTCACCTCTGCTGGTGAACGGTCACCTGGTTTTTTCCCTCACCTTCTCGGCCGTGAGTCCGTTCCTGATGATTCACAGCGACAGGAGAATCGGGACCTTCTGGAAGAGGGGATCTGCAGCTTCCCACGTGGATCCCTCACGGCGTTCCGGGGAAGCCGCCTGCCTTCCTAACGTGAGTCCCAGTAGAAAGAGGGGACCAGACGTCCCCATCTGGGTGATGCCCTCTGTCTATTCGTGGGGCTGGGTGACCATTCAGCTTCCTTTGTGA